A region from the Lemur catta isolate mLemCat1 chromosome 7, mLemCat1.pri, whole genome shotgun sequence genome encodes:
- the LOC123641932 gene encoding olfactory receptor 52D1-like, producing the protein MLSTSVPNDTAPHPSAFILLGIPGMQDQHVWIAIPFCSMYILALLGNGTILYIIMTDTALHEPMYLFLCLLSITDLVLCSTTLPKMLTIFWLESHIISYRGCLTQMFFVHAVFATESAVLLAMAFDRYVAICRPLHYTAILNATMIGKIGLAGVVRGLLFVFPFVILIERLPFCGHHIIPHTYCEHMGIAKLACASIKPNTIYGLTVALSITGMDVVLIATSYVLILRTVLSLPSKDAQFRAFSTCGAHICVILVFYIPAFFSFFTHRFGHQVPPQIHIVLANLYLLVPPVLNPLVYGINTKQIRLRIFDIFMGRR; encoded by the coding sequence ATGCTCTCTACATCTGTGCCCAATGACACTGCCCCCCACCCTTCTGCATTTATTCTGCTTGGAATCCCTGGGATGCAAGACCAGCATGTTTGGATTGCCATCCCCTTCTGCTCCATGTACATCCTTGCTCTGTTGGGCAACGGTACCATTCTTTACATCATCATGACAGACACAGCTCTGCATGAGCCAATGTACCTTTTCCTGTGTCTACTTTCCATCACTGATCTGGTACTCTGCTCAACTACATTGCCCAAAATGCTAACAATATTCTGGCTTGAGTCTCACATAATTTCCTACCGTGGCTGCCTCACCCAGATGTTTTTTGTTCACGCAGTCTTTGCCACAGAGTCAGCTGTTCTTCTGGCCATGGCTTTCGACCGCTATGTGGCTATCTGCCGTCCACTTCATTACACGGCCATCCTCAATGCCACCATGATTGGGAAGATTGGTCTGGCAGGTGTGGTTCGTggtcttctgtttgttttccccTTTGTCATCCTTATTGAACGCTTACCTTTCTGTGGACATCACATCATCCCCCACACCTACTGTGAGCACATGGGCATAGCCAAGCTGGCCTGTGCCAGCATCAAGCCTAACACCATTTATGGTCTCACTGTGGCACTGTCAATCACTGGCATGGATGTGGTCCTCATTGCCACTTCCTATGTCCTGATCCTGCGGACTGTGCTGAGCCTACCCTCCAAGGATGCCCAATTCAGAGCATTTAGCACTTGTGGAGCCCATATCTGTGTGATTCTTGTCTTCTATAtccctgcctttttttcctttttcacacaTCGCTTTGGCCACCAAGTACCTCCTCAGATCCACATTGTACTTGCAAATCTCTATCTCCTCGTGCCCCCTGTTCTCAACCCCCTGGTATATGGCATTAATACCAAACAGATCCGCCTGagaatatttgacatttttatgggGAGGAGGTAA